One stretch of Echeneis naucrates chromosome 11, fEcheNa1.1, whole genome shotgun sequence DNA includes these proteins:
- the rida gene encoding 2-iminobutanoate/2-iminopropanoate deaminase isoform X1: MAALHRKIIDTSSAPAAIGPYSQSVVVDRTMYISGQLGLDVASGQLVEGGVQAQTKQALVNMGEILKAAGCDYTNVVKTTVLLADINDFNSVNEVYKTFFSCNFPARAAYQVAALPRGGLVEIEAVAVLGPLSDS, from the exons ATGGCTGCGCTGCACAGAAAGATCATCGACACCTCGTCGGCCCCGGCTGCCATCGGCCCATACAG tcagtcagtggtcGTGGACAGAACCATGTACATCTCGGGTCAGCTGGGACTGGATGTGGCCTCTGGGCAGCTGGTCGAAGGAGGAGTCCAGGCCCAGACCAAACAG GCTCTCGTCAATATGGGCGAGATTCTAAAAGCTGCTGGCTGTGACTATACCAATG TGGTGAAGACAACTGTGCTGCTCGCTGATATTAATGACTTTAACAGCGTCAATGAAGTCTACAAGACAT tTTTCAGCTGTAACTTTCCTGCCAGAGCTGCCTACCAAGTTGCTGCTCTCCCCAGA GGTGGACTGGTGGAAATCGAGGCGGTTGCCGTCCTCGGCCCTCTCTCAGACTCCTGA
- the rida gene encoding 2-iminobutanoate/2-iminopropanoate deaminase isoform X2 yields the protein MSEIRRQCPYTPKAPVRQGIYSQSVVVDRTMYISGQLGLDVASGQLVEGGVQAQTKQALVNMGEILKAAGCDYTNVVKTTVLLADINDFNSVNEVYKTFFSCNFPARAAYQVAALPRGGLVEIEAVAVLGPLSDS from the exons ATGTCAGAGATCCGCCGTCAGTGTCCTTACACACCCAAAGCCCCGGTCAGACAGGGGATCTACAG tcagtcagtggtcGTGGACAGAACCATGTACATCTCGGGTCAGCTGGGACTGGATGTGGCCTCTGGGCAGCTGGTCGAAGGAGGAGTCCAGGCCCAGACCAAACAG GCTCTCGTCAATATGGGCGAGATTCTAAAAGCTGCTGGCTGTGACTATACCAATG TGGTGAAGACAACTGTGCTGCTCGCTGATATTAATGACTTTAACAGCGTCAATGAAGTCTACAAGACAT tTTTCAGCTGTAACTTTCCTGCCAGAGCTGCCTACCAAGTTGCTGCTCTCCCCAGA GGTGGACTGGTGGAAATCGAGGCGGTTGCCGTCCTCGGCCCTCTCTCAGACTCCTGA
- the LOC115050924 gene encoding uncharacterized protein LOC115050924 yields MGCSTSSQTSAVDTIRPSAKTEDSNGASTTGVANESDKAAEDSETLPDQTPADAGDAKPADEPVAAAACAASTAAAPPAGEEPQPAEEEAAGTDSPAEGAETSSEPAAEAPEQEKADTAAAEEPKEEEPPAPSE; encoded by the exons ATGGGATGCTCCACCAGTTCCCAAACTTCAGCGGTAGACACGATTCGGCCAAGTGCTAAAACCGAGGACAGCAACGGAGCCAGCACTACAG GGGTGGCCAATGAGTCTGACAAAGCAGCTGAGGACAGCGAAACTCTTCCAGACCAAACACCTGCGGACGCTGGCGATGCTAAACCTGCAGATGAACCCGTTGCAGCTGCCGCATGTGCAGCCAGCAccgctgcagctcctccagcaggGGAGGAGCCTCAGCCTGCAGAAGAAGAGGCAGCGGGGACAGACAGCCCAGCTGAGGGAGCAGAAACCTCCTCGGAGcctgcagctgaagctccaGAGCAAG aaaaagcagacaccgcagcagctgaagagCCCAAAGAAGAGGAGCCACCAG CTCCCAGCGAGTGA